A portion of the Granulosicoccus antarcticus IMCC3135 genome contains these proteins:
- the gpmI gene encoding 2,3-bisphosphoglycerate-independent phosphoglycerate mutase, with the protein MNDFQQPPRRRVLLIIMDGIGVNPCKLNNAVALADTQNLDRIYSTHPTCLLEASGRAVGLPEGQMGNSEVGHLSIGAGTVLRQDLVKIGDAIADGTFAENEAVCGALERAKSKGVPLHLLGLVSDGGVHSHTEHLIALIELCAKNQVTPVLHVISDGRDTAPSSVRQFMGGVLQSLEKADGHIATVSGRYFAMDRDTRWDRVESAWQAIACAQGRKAASVDDAIQKAYDAGETDEFITPTVLDTHKPLDAQSEVFFFNFRNDRPRELSEALGLAEFEGFDRGDFTPVTLTTMTRYESSYPFACAFTRDEPGKTLGQAVSDAGIKQIRSAETEKYPHVTFFFNGGQDAPLAGEERLLVASPKVATYDLKPEMSAVEVTDGIVRALEEQSAGLIVVNLANGDMVGHTGVREAVVSAVETVDKMVGRMWECAVANDYSIVLAADHGNADMLLDPVSGDPHTQHTTFPVACVVHDTIMWELGNGNGLPSIAPTILQLMGLDQPESMTGSSLLLGPY; encoded by the coding sequence ATGAATGACTTCCAGCAACCTCCACGCAGACGAGTTCTGTTAATCATCATGGATGGCATTGGTGTAAACCCGTGCAAGCTCAACAACGCTGTGGCTCTGGCAGACACCCAGAATCTTGATCGGATCTACTCGACCCATCCAACGTGCTTGCTGGAAGCATCCGGGCGTGCGGTTGGACTGCCCGAAGGGCAAATGGGAAATTCTGAAGTAGGGCACCTGTCAATAGGCGCAGGAACGGTGCTACGGCAGGATTTGGTGAAGATTGGTGATGCGATTGCGGATGGTACTTTCGCTGAAAATGAGGCGGTGTGCGGTGCGTTGGAGCGAGCAAAAAGCAAGGGTGTACCTCTGCATTTGCTTGGCTTGGTATCTGATGGCGGTGTTCATAGTCATACCGAGCATCTAATCGCGTTGATAGAACTGTGCGCAAAGAATCAAGTCACGCCTGTGTTGCATGTCATCTCGGATGGGCGAGATACTGCACCGAGCAGTGTGCGGCAGTTTATGGGTGGGGTATTGCAGTCGTTGGAGAAGGCTGATGGTCACATTGCAACCGTGTCAGGTCGTTATTTCGCAATGGACCGTGACACGCGCTGGGACAGAGTCGAATCAGCCTGGCAAGCTATCGCGTGTGCCCAAGGTCGCAAAGCGGCCTCTGTCGACGATGCTATCCAGAAGGCTTACGATGCTGGCGAGACTGATGAGTTCATCACACCCACTGTTCTAGACACCCACAAACCTCTAGACGCTCAATCTGAAGTTTTCTTCTTCAACTTCCGCAACGATCGACCCAGGGAGTTGAGTGAAGCATTGGGGCTTGCTGAGTTCGAAGGATTTGATAGAGGGGACTTCACGCCGGTGACTCTCACAACGATGACGCGCTATGAGAGCTCCTATCCGTTTGCATGTGCATTCACACGTGACGAGCCTGGCAAGACTCTTGGGCAAGCGGTATCCGATGCTGGAATCAAACAGATTCGTTCCGCAGAGACCGAGAAATATCCTCACGTTACGTTCTTTTTCAACGGTGGTCAGGATGCTCCCCTTGCAGGAGAGGAGCGATTGTTGGTGGCCTCGCCAAAAGTAGCGACCTATGACCTGAAGCCAGAGATGAGTGCGGTTGAAGTGACTGATGGAATCGTTCGCGCACTTGAAGAGCAGAGTGCAGGGCTGATAGTCGTTAACCTGGCGAATGGCGACATGGTGGGTCACACAGGAGTCAGAGAAGCAGTTGTAAGTGCGGTCGAGACTGTGGACAAAATGGTTGGGAGAATGTGGGAGTGCGCGGTAGCGAATGATTATTCAATCGTTCTTGCTGCCGATCACGGCAATGCTGACATGCTGCTTGATCCCGTGAGCGGAGACCCTCATACACAACATACGACATTTCCAGTTGCCTGCGTCGTGCACGATACCATCATGTGGGAGTTGGGTAATGGTAACGGTCTGCCTTCCATCGCTCCGACAATACTACAACTCATGGGGCTTGATCAGCCAGAGTCCATGACAGGCTCTTCGTTGTTGTTGGGGCCGTACTAG
- the tatC gene encoding twin-arginine translocase subunit TatC — MATSDSVVEEEQGFLSHLVELRDRLLKMLLAVGILFLCLFWFSDKIYTALAAPLLKHLPDSQMIAIDVAAPFFIPFKLTLMLCVFLSVPYLLYQIWSFVAPGLYSHEKKLVVPLLVSSTGLFYLGVAFAYFVVFPLVFGFFTSVAPEGVTVSTDIGRYLDFVITLFFAFGIAFEVPVATVLVVAVGITTPENLVKIRPYVFVAAFIIGMFLTPPDIISQTLLAIPMWLLYEVGIVFSRTYKQRITDAGVERERRYNDDSSTTEDTHKASDTTEDTHKPSSHPAQGKSDVVSDTQKASPADVVDPSLVEKPDAQGKYRNSLTDSTDDSSDDNPDDDQR; from the coding sequence ATGGCAACGTCAGATTCAGTGGTAGAAGAAGAACAAGGTTTTCTGTCTCATCTTGTCGAATTGCGCGACAGATTGTTAAAGATGCTGCTCGCTGTCGGGATACTTTTTCTGTGTCTCTTCTGGTTTTCGGACAAGATATATACGGCACTGGCAGCGCCACTGCTCAAGCATCTGCCTGATAGTCAAATGATCGCTATCGATGTAGCGGCACCGTTTTTCATACCGTTCAAACTGACGCTCATGTTGTGCGTCTTTCTGTCAGTGCCCTACCTGCTGTATCAGATTTGGTCTTTCGTTGCGCCAGGACTCTACTCCCATGAGAAGAAGCTTGTGGTGCCGCTACTTGTGTCCAGCACGGGACTTTTCTATCTCGGTGTCGCGTTTGCCTACTTCGTGGTTTTCCCCCTGGTGTTCGGTTTCTTCACAAGCGTTGCTCCGGAGGGGGTCACGGTCAGTACCGATATTGGCCGTTACCTGGACTTTGTCATAACGCTGTTCTTTGCATTTGGCATAGCGTTCGAAGTCCCTGTGGCCACGGTTCTTGTCGTTGCTGTCGGAATCACCACGCCGGAAAATCTGGTCAAGATTCGACCTTATGTCTTTGTGGCTGCCTTCATCATTGGGATGTTCCTGACGCCTCCCGACATCATTTCACAGACCCTACTGGCCATACCCATGTGGCTGCTGTACGAAGTAGGCATTGTGTTCTCCCGGACCTACAAGCAGCGCATAACTGACGCTGGCGTAGAACGCGAACGCCGCTACAACGATGACTCGTCTACAACAGAAGACACCCATAAAGCATCAGACACAACAGAAGACACCCATAAACCGTCAAGCCATCCGGCCCAAGGCAAAAGTGATGTCGTGTCAGATACCCAGAAAGCAAGCCCTGCAGATGTAGTAGACCCGTCGCTGGTCGAAAAACCGGACGCACAGGGTAAGTACCGTAATAGCCTGACCGATTCAACCGACGACAGTTCGGATGACAATCCTGACGATGATCAGCGCTGA
- the tatB gene encoding Sec-independent protein translocase protein TatB, giving the protein MFDVGFTEIILIGIVALVVIGPERLPAVAKTAGQWIGKLQRFVRGVKTDLASELQSGDLKKLIGDQREQINELKNMVSSAKKDFENNSRDVMQSAKKSLGELETSVKELDGTASKTEKSLETLATDSVRAESDTVTLSKTPNSNDSSAGSTPVDTAVSIDASTSPQSLKPISSGTNGGQETSTMRTGSSGSTDDSDDMNRAGTESGS; this is encoded by the coding sequence GTGTTTGACGTCGGCTTTACAGAGATTATTCTGATCGGGATCGTGGCACTGGTTGTCATTGGTCCTGAGCGCCTGCCTGCTGTAGCGAAAACAGCTGGGCAGTGGATCGGCAAGCTCCAGCGATTTGTTCGTGGGGTCAAGACTGATCTGGCTTCTGAGTTGCAGTCAGGAGATCTGAAAAAACTGATCGGTGATCAGCGCGAGCAAATCAATGAGTTGAAGAACATGGTCAGCTCGGCGAAAAAGGATTTCGAAAACAACTCGCGTGACGTTATGCAAAGCGCCAAGAAAAGTCTGGGCGAGCTGGAAACCAGCGTCAAGGAGCTTGATGGTACCGCTTCGAAGACCGAGAAATCGTTGGAAACGCTGGCAACTGATTCCGTACGGGCTGAGTCAGATACTGTGACTTTGTCAAAGACTCCGAATAGCAACGATTCTTCTGCAGGATCTACCCCGGTGGACACCGCAGTTAGCATTGATGCCTCCACATCGCCCCAATCATTGAAGCCGATCTCATCGGGTACCAATGGTGGTCAAGAAACATCTACTATGCGCACCGGCTCAAGCGGTTCCACTGACGATTCTGACGATATGAATCGCGCTGGAACAGAGTCTGGTAGTTGA
- the tatA gene encoding twin-arginine translocase TatA/TatE family subunit — MGMPSVPQLLIILVIVVLIFGAKRLKNLGGDLGSAVKGFKQAVKEEETAPTEELEDGTKQANETVMQKTDDQKSV, encoded by the coding sequence ATGGGTATGCCAAGTGTTCCTCAGCTGTTAATCATCCTGGTTATTGTCGTGCTGATATTCGGGGCCAAACGGCTTAAAAATCTGGGTGGCGATCTGGGTTCGGCTGTGAAGGGTTTTAAACAGGCTGTGAAGGAAGAAGAGACTGCGCCAACTGAAGAGCTGGAAGATGGCACTAAGCAGGCTAATGAAACTGTCATGCAAAAGACAGATGATCAAAAGTCTGTTTGA
- a CDS encoding phosphoribosyl-ATP diphosphatase → MSDILARLGDQIDSRRQSNATESYTASLFARGEDAILQKVGEEAVEFILAAKGDDSADLVAEAADVWFHMLVLMSAKGLGPADILNELQRREGVSGHAEKAARVSD, encoded by the coding sequence ATGAGCGACATTCTTGCGCGGCTGGGCGATCAGATCGACAGTCGTCGACAGAGCAATGCGACAGAATCTTACACAGCGAGCTTGTTTGCTCGGGGTGAAGACGCCATATTGCAAAAAGTAGGAGAAGAGGCTGTCGAGTTTATTCTGGCAGCCAAGGGAGACGATTCGGCTGATCTGGTGGCTGAGGCGGCCGATGTGTGGTTTCACATGCTGGTCCTCATGAGTGCCAAGGGGCTCGGGCCGGCTGATATTTTGAACGAATTGCAGCGTCGCGAAGGTGTCTCGGGACATGCCGAGAAAGCTGCTCGCGTCAGCGATTAG
- the hisI gene encoding phosphoribosyl-AMP cyclohydrolase — MIESVVFNDAGLVPAIAQDEKTGQVLMVAWMNEEALRETIASGRAVYFSRSRQRLWRKGEESGHVQRVKELRLDCDGDVLLLSVEQVGGIACHTGRQHCFFRKLDEQGEWQDCEPVIKSPDDIYNKPKSGKE; from the coding sequence ATGATTGAATCGGTCGTATTCAATGATGCCGGATTAGTGCCAGCCATTGCTCAGGATGAGAAGACTGGTCAGGTTCTGATGGTTGCATGGATGAATGAAGAGGCACTGCGCGAGACGATAGCCTCGGGTCGAGCCGTTTATTTTTCACGCTCACGCCAGCGGCTCTGGCGCAAGGGCGAGGAGTCCGGTCATGTGCAGCGCGTCAAAGAGCTTCGATTGGACTGCGATGGGGATGTTCTGCTGCTGAGCGTGGAACAAGTGGGAGGTATCGCTTGTCATACGGGGCGTCAGCATTGTTTCTTTCGCAAGCTGGACGAGCAAGGCGAGTGGCAGGATTGCGAACCTGTTATCAAGTCGCCAGACGATATCTACAATAAGCCGAAATCTGGTAAAGAATGA
- the hisF gene encoding imidazole glycerol phosphate synthase subunit HisF codes for MGLAKRIIPCLDVDGGRVVKGVKFLEIRDAGDPVSVARGYNEAGADEITFLDITASSDNRDTILHVVEEVASEVFIPLTVGGGIRSVEDVRRLLNAGADKVGINTAAVNRPDLVREATDKVGSQCIVVALDAKSVSKPGEAPRWEIFTHGGRTSTGLDAIEWAIRMAEYGAGELLLTSMDRDGTKIGFDLALTRAITDAVEIPVIASGGVGTLEHLSDGVLKGGADAVLAASIFHFGEYTIAEAKAHMASRSIEVRI; via the coding sequence ATGGGCTTGGCAAAACGAATCATTCCGTGTCTTGATGTGGACGGCGGTCGTGTGGTGAAAGGTGTCAAGTTTCTGGAGATCCGCGACGCGGGTGACCCCGTCAGTGTTGCGCGCGGGTACAACGAAGCCGGTGCCGATGAAATCACCTTTCTGGACATCACCGCAAGCTCCGATAACCGAGATACGATTCTGCATGTCGTGGAAGAGGTTGCTTCAGAGGTTTTCATTCCTCTGACCGTGGGAGGCGGAATCCGCTCGGTTGAAGACGTGCGTCGGTTGCTGAACGCCGGGGCAGACAAGGTGGGTATCAATACTGCTGCTGTTAACCGTCCGGATCTGGTGCGTGAAGCCACCGACAAGGTCGGCTCGCAATGCATCGTTGTCGCCTTGGACGCCAAATCTGTCTCGAAGCCAGGCGAGGCACCGCGATGGGAAATTTTTACACACGGTGGCCGAACCAGTACAGGGCTTGACGCCATCGAGTGGGCTATCAGGATGGCTGAGTACGGTGCTGGGGAGCTATTGTTGACCAGTATGGATCGCGATGGTACGAAGATCGGTTTTGATCTGGCACTGACTCGGGCCATTACTGATGCCGTGGAAATACCGGTGATTGCTTCCGGTGGTGTCGGCACGCTAGAGCATTTGAGTGATGGAGTGCTGAAGGGCGGTGCTGATGCGGTGTTGGCAGCCAGCATCTTTCACTTCGGTGAATATACGATCGCTGAAGCGAAGGCACACATGGCATCACGATCCATCGAAGTGCGCATATAG
- the hisA gene encoding 1-(5-phosphoribosyl)-5-[(5-phosphoribosylamino)methylideneamino]imidazole-4-carboxamide isomerase, whose amino-acid sequence MLIIPAIDLKDGKCVRLRQGRMDDDTVFDDNPVDVARRWLKEGARRIHLVDLDGAFAGEPRNAAVVSEICKACGDVPVQIGGGIRSIETATAYINAGVQYLIIGTLAVKQPEFVDELCQRFPGHVIVGLDANEGFVATEGWAEASSVTAVSLAKRFEDVGVSAIVYTDISRDGMMQGVNTEATAALADAVNIPIIASGGVTNIDDIDALGKQRHRGIAGAIVGRALYEKTIDLAQAQALADSYTDNA is encoded by the coding sequence ATGCTGATAATTCCAGCCATAGATCTGAAAGATGGAAAATGTGTACGTCTGCGCCAGGGGCGTATGGACGATGACACCGTGTTTGATGACAACCCGGTTGATGTGGCCAGGCGTTGGTTGAAAGAGGGAGCTCGACGCATCCATCTGGTCGACCTTGACGGGGCTTTTGCTGGCGAACCGCGTAATGCGGCCGTTGTCAGTGAGATTTGCAAGGCTTGTGGTGATGTGCCTGTGCAGATCGGTGGTGGAATTCGCTCGATAGAGACGGCCACTGCCTATATCAATGCAGGTGTCCAGTACCTGATCATCGGCACATTGGCGGTCAAGCAGCCAGAATTCGTGGATGAACTCTGCCAACGCTTTCCCGGTCACGTCATTGTTGGTCTTGATGCCAATGAAGGTTTTGTGGCAACGGAAGGCTGGGCTGAAGCGTCGAGTGTTACCGCTGTGTCACTGGCGAAGCGATTCGAGGATGTTGGTGTCAGTGCCATCGTGTACACCGACATAAGTCGGGACGGTATGATGCAAGGTGTTAACACGGAAGCGACGGCCGCACTGGCGGACGCGGTCAATATTCCCATCATTGCCTCTGGCGGAGTCACCAATATTGACGACATCGATGCGCTGGGTAAACAGCGGCATCGCGGCATCGCGGGTGCAATAGTGGGCCGGGCACTGTATGAGAAAACCATCGACCTGGCGCAAGCTCAGGCGTTGGCTGATAGCTACACCGATAACGCCTAG
- the hisH gene encoding imidazole glycerol phosphate synthase subunit HisH: MQRIAVIDYGMGNLRSVSKAIEHVTENMEVVVSADASVIESADRVVCPGQGAAADCMAALQQSGLAQTITRIAGTRPFLGICMGYQVLLSASDENNGIECLNVVPGKVVRFDDPLLDDGVRLKVPHMGWSQVRQVRKHPMWAGIDDNSRFYFAHSYYCVPDDESVVTGSCHYGHDIAVSVAAPNLFACQFHPEKSAADGLQLLRNFAYWDGLS, from the coding sequence ATGCAGAGAATTGCTGTCATTGACTACGGCATGGGTAACCTTCGCTCGGTTTCCAAGGCTATTGAGCACGTCACTGAAAATATGGAAGTGGTTGTCAGTGCCGATGCCAGCGTCATCGAATCTGCCGATCGTGTCGTGTGCCCAGGTCAGGGGGCTGCAGCGGACTGCATGGCTGCGTTGCAACAAAGTGGTCTGGCGCAAACGATTACCCGCATTGCTGGAACCCGACCATTTCTGGGCATCTGCATGGGCTATCAGGTTTTACTGAGTGCCAGCGATGAAAACAATGGCATCGAGTGCCTGAATGTGGTGCCAGGCAAGGTCGTCAGATTTGATGATCCGCTGCTGGACGATGGTGTGCGCTTGAAAGTACCGCACATGGGGTGGAGTCAGGTGCGCCAGGTGCGAAAGCATCCGATGTGGGCGGGCATTGACGATAACAGCCGTTTCTACTTTGCCCATAGTTATTACTGTGTGCCTGATGACGAATCGGTTGTAACCGGCTCTTGTCATTACGGGCACGACATCGCGGTATCCGTTGCGGCTCCCAATCTGTTTGCCTGTCAGTTTCATCCTGAAAAAAGTGCTGCTGATGGACTGCAGCTACTTCGCAATTTTGCGTATTGGGATGGTCTGAGTTAA
- the hisB gene encoding imidazoleglycerol-phosphate dehydratase HisB: MSSRTAKVERKTLETSIAVELVLDGHGNSNFQTGVPFLEHMLDQISRHGLFDLNVVCNGDTHIDDHHTVEDIGIAMGEAFSQALGDRKGIVRYGHAYVPLDESLSRVVIDFSGRPGLHFNADFKRARVGNFDVDLTSEFFQGFANNARATIHMDVLRGVNDHHKIETLFKAFGRALRVACSIDDRAANAMPSTKGVL, from the coding sequence GTGTCTAGTCGTACGGCGAAGGTAGAGCGAAAAACTCTGGAAACGAGTATCGCGGTAGAGCTTGTGCTGGATGGGCACGGCAACAGTAATTTTCAGACTGGTGTGCCATTTCTGGAGCACATGCTCGATCAGATTTCTCGACATGGTCTTTTTGATCTGAATGTTGTGTGCAATGGCGACACTCATATAGATGATCATCATACTGTCGAGGATATTGGTATCGCTATGGGCGAAGCTTTCTCTCAGGCACTTGGCGATCGCAAGGGCATAGTGCGTTACGGACATGCCTATGTTCCACTAGACGAATCATTGTCGCGAGTTGTCATCGATTTTTCGGGTCGTCCAGGCCTGCATTTTAATGCCGACTTCAAGCGTGCTCGCGTTGGTAATTTCGATGTTGATCTGACTTCTGAGTTCTTTCAGGGCTTTGCAAACAACGCCAGAGCCACTATTCATATGGATGTGCTACGAGGTGTCAACGATCATCACAAGATCGAAACTCTGTTCAAGGCATTTGGTCGTGCGCTGAGAGTTGCCTGTTCCATTGACGACAGAGCAGCTAATGCCATGCCGTCAACCAAAGGCGTCTTGTAG
- the dtd gene encoding D-aminoacyl-tRNA deacylase: MIALIQRVTEASVTIEGQISAYIGAGMLTLIGIEKSDTHKNVAELAERILSYRLFSDEQGKMNLDVRASGGGVLLVPQFTLVADTHKGRRPGFSSAAPPAQACELFSALVSVVSTESLPVGQGTFGADMKVSLVNDGPVTFWLQTRQSD, translated from the coding sequence ATGATTGCATTGATACAGCGCGTAACCGAAGCCTCCGTGACTATCGAAGGTCAAATCAGCGCCTATATAGGTGCCGGTATGTTGACGCTTATCGGCATCGAGAAATCAGACACCCATAAAAATGTCGCGGAGCTGGCAGAGAGAATTCTCAGCTATCGACTGTTCTCCGACGAGCAGGGGAAGATGAATCTGGACGTGCGTGCGTCGGGTGGAGGCGTGCTTTTGGTGCCCCAGTTCACCTTGGTAGCAGACACCCATAAAGGTCGCCGTCCCGGATTTTCCTCCGCGGCGCCTCCTGCACAGGCCTGTGAGCTGTTTTCGGCTCTTGTTTCAGTGGTCTCTACCGAGAGCCTTCCCGTGGGGCAAGGCACGTTCGGCGCAGATATGAAAGTCAGCCTCGTTAACGACGGTCCCGTGACTTTCTGGTTGCAAACTCGGCAGTCTGATTAG
- a CDS encoding rhodanese-like domain-containing protein, whose translation MSDSAVAIESISPTDAWAIMQSEPGVTLIDVRSDMEFLMIGHPRGAVNVPWIDAPDWVVNVNFVANVRKALLGRVSAKGRRSSPVFLICRSGNRSLDAAEALASDGLSDISVIEGGFEGPLDDAHHRNTVAGWRFEDLPWEQC comes from the coding sequence ATGAGCGACAGCGCTGTGGCGATTGAGTCCATTTCACCAACCGATGCCTGGGCAATCATGCAATCGGAGCCTGGAGTGACTCTGATTGATGTTCGCTCGGATATGGAATTTCTGATGATCGGACATCCGCGGGGCGCGGTCAATGTTCCGTGGATTGATGCACCTGACTGGGTCGTCAACGTCAACTTCGTTGCGAATGTCAGAAAAGCCTTATTGGGGCGGGTGTCTGCAAAAGGGCGCCGTTCTTCACCGGTTTTCCTTATTTGCAGGAGCGGCAACCGTTCTCTGGATGCCGCAGAGGCTCTGGCTAGTGATGGCCTGAGTGATATCAGCGTCATTGAAGGAGGCTTTGAAGGGCCGCTGGATGACGCTCATCACCGCAATACGGTGGCTGGCTGGCGTTTCGAGGACTTGCCATGGGAGCAATGCTAG
- a CDS encoding lysophospholipid acyltransferase family protein has translation MSVLLIRTLSRALSWLPFHANQSLGATLGRLAWRLNGKLRRITEINIDLCYSQLPEHERRELVRNSLIETGRQLTESAWIWHRPIEQSDEKIVEIRGQNWLDEAQQSGKGCLMVSPHLGNWELCSLPLSRQEPFTYFYRKPRQAGMDKVLLRWRAHLRGQPATLDVSGIKQGLKILKAGGLVGILPDQEPDRNNGHFAPFFNKRTLTMTLLSRLANRSGAVVLFCVVERLPRGKGWIFHIIPADKAVASRDIDEATIALNRGVERCIELCPAQYLWSYKRFNTPEDGARSPYR, from the coding sequence ATGTCCGTACTGCTCATCCGCACCTTGAGCCGGGCGCTCAGCTGGCTACCCTTCCATGCCAACCAGTCGCTGGGAGCGACACTTGGCCGCCTTGCCTGGCGACTAAACGGCAAACTGCGAAGAATAACCGAGATAAACATCGACCTGTGCTACTCGCAACTGCCCGAACACGAGCGCCGCGAACTGGTGCGTAACAGCCTGATCGAGACCGGCCGTCAGTTAACTGAAAGCGCTTGGATCTGGCATCGCCCTATCGAACAGAGTGACGAAAAAATCGTCGAAATACGAGGCCAGAACTGGCTGGATGAAGCGCAGCAATCCGGCAAAGGCTGCCTCATGGTGTCCCCACACCTGGGAAATTGGGAACTGTGCTCCTTGCCACTGTCCCGCCAGGAGCCGTTCACCTATTTCTACAGAAAACCCCGTCAAGCAGGTATGGACAAGGTTCTGCTGCGTTGGCGAGCTCACCTGCGAGGCCAACCGGCGACTCTCGATGTCTCAGGCATCAAGCAAGGCCTGAAAATTCTGAAGGCGGGAGGACTGGTAGGAATTCTTCCCGACCAGGAACCAGACCGAAACAACGGACACTTCGCCCCCTTTTTCAACAAGCGAACACTGACCATGACTTTGCTGTCACGGCTAGCCAATCGCAGTGGCGCTGTGGTGCTTTTCTGTGTCGTAGAGAGGTTGCCGCGCGGCAAGGGCTGGATTTTTCACATCATTCCGGCTGACAAGGCTGTCGCCAGCCGTGATATCGATGAAGCCACGATAGCCCTGAACCGGGGCGTCGAACGCTGCATTGAGCTCTGTCCTGCGCAATATCTGTGGAGCTACAAGCGCTTCAATACCCCTGAGGATGGCGCGCGCAGCCCCTATCGCTAA
- the thiB gene encoding thiamine ABC transporter substrate binding subunit, with amino-acid sequence MIMTSLLSATFSNPFAFSRTALASMLAASCIGMMTLPTSATAAERTLTVYTYESFTSEWGPGPAIKAGFEEQCGDCSIDFVALDSSAGILNRVQLEGDSSRADVVLGLDTNLMAIAEDSGLLADSEVDTSSLTLPVKWESDIFVPFDYGYFAFVYDTEALATPPTSFEELINAPDEVKIIIQDPRTSTPGLGLLMWMKSVYGDKAAEKWQALQPRILTVTKGWSESYFSLFLNGEAPMVLSYSTSPGYHMEIDKTERYQAASFSDGHYLQIEVAALLKRSENLELGREFLSYLTSKEAQTSIPLGNVMYPVVDLGDQLPASFDKLIEPVKTLQFSPLEVKDNRKQWINEWLEASTAG; translated from the coding sequence ATGATTATGACAAGCCTGCTTTCTGCGACTTTTTCCAATCCATTCGCCTTCTCGCGTACCGCGCTCGCATCAATGCTGGCTGCAAGCTGTATCGGCATGATGACTCTGCCAACCAGTGCCACGGCAGCCGAACGCACCTTGACCGTCTACACCTACGAATCCTTCACCTCTGAATGGGGTCCTGGCCCAGCCATCAAAGCAGGATTCGAAGAACAATGCGGTGACTGCTCCATCGATTTTGTGGCGCTGGATAGCTCGGCAGGCATTCTTAATCGAGTGCAACTGGAAGGCGATTCAAGTCGTGCCGATGTCGTTCTCGGCCTGGATACCAACCTGATGGCTATCGCAGAAGACAGCGGGCTACTGGCCGACTCTGAGGTGGACACCAGTTCACTCACATTACCCGTCAAATGGGAGTCCGATATTTTCGTCCCGTTCGACTATGGCTATTTCGCCTTCGTCTACGACACCGAAGCACTGGCAACACCACCTACCAGCTTTGAAGAACTGATCAACGCACCGGATGAGGTCAAGATCATCATTCAGGACCCTCGCACCAGCACACCGGGCCTGGGTCTGCTGATGTGGATGAAATCTGTCTACGGCGACAAGGCTGCTGAAAAATGGCAAGCGCTGCAACCACGCATTCTGACGGTCACCAAAGGCTGGAGTGAGTCCTACTTCTCCCTCTTTCTCAATGGCGAAGCCCCTATGGTGCTCAGCTACAGCACCTCGCCCGGCTATCACATGGAAATAGACAAGACGGAACGCTACCAGGCTGCCTCATTCAGCGACGGCCATTACCTTCAAATAGAAGTCGCCGCCTTGCTCAAACGATCTGAAAACCTTGAGCTGGGTCGTGAATTTCTGAGCTACCTGACCAGTAAAGAGGCACAGACAAGCATTCCGCTGGGCAACGTCATGTACCCGGTAGTTGACCTGGGCGATCAGCTACCTGCCTCTTTTGACAAGCTGATCGAGCCTGTCAAAACTCTGCAATTCTCGCCATTGGAAGTCAAAGACAATCGCAAGCAATGGATCAATGAATGGCTGGAGGCATCCACCGCAGGCTGA